The following proteins are co-located in the Anomalospiza imberbis isolate Cuckoo-Finch-1a 21T00152 chromosome 1, ASM3175350v1, whole genome shotgun sequence genome:
- the KAT2B gene encoding histone acetyltransferase KAT2B isoform X3, with product MAEPGGGGAGAAGGGGPQQGSPAAAGVAAGGPVRSAAENPGGSGSARTAGKKAQLRAAPRAKKLEKLGIYSACKAEESCKCNGWKNPNPPPTPPRAELQQVAVSLAEPCRSCSHALAAHVSHLENVSEEEMNRLLGIVLDVEYLFTCVHKEEDADTKQVYFYLFKLLRKCILQMGKPVVEGSLESPPFEKPSIEQGVNNFVQYKFSHLPSKERQTIVELAKMFLNRINYWHLETPSQRRLRSPNDDIAGYKVNYTRWLCYCNVPQFCDSLPRYETTQVFGRTLLRSVFTVMRRQLLEQARQEKDKLPQEKRTLILTHFPKFLSMLEEEVYSQNSPIWDQDFMVSSSRTGQLGIQTVISPPPVARSVAYSASPSSLEQSNSGNMSPACKVSSALDPNLGEKRKNNEPYSLEDSKRPRVVGDIPIELINEVMSTITDPAAMLGPETNFLSAHSARDEAARLEERRGVIEFHVVGNSLNQKPNKKIMMWLVGLQNVFSHQLPRMPKEYITRLVFDPKHKTLALIKDGRVIGGICFRMFPSQGFTEIVFCAVTSNEQVKGYGTHLMNHLKEYHIKHNILNFLTYADEYAIGYFKKQGFSKDIKVPKAKYVGYIKDYEGATLMGCELNPRIPYTEFSVIIKKQKEIIKKLIERKQAQIRKVYPGLSCFKDGVRQIPIESIPGIRETGWKPSGKERGKEPKDPDQLYSTLKTILQQVKISKQ from the exons aTGGCGGAGcctggcggcggcggggccggggcggcgggcggcggcgggccgCAGCAGGGCTCCCCGGCCGCCGCGGGGGTGGCCGCCGGGGGGCCGGTCCGCAGCGCCGCTGAGAATCCCGGGGGGTCCGGCTCGGCGCGCACCGCCGGGAAGAAGGCGCAGCTgcgcgccgcgccgcgggccaagaagctggagaagctgggCATCTACTCCGCCTGCAAG GCCGAGGAATCCTGTAAATGCAATGGCTGGAAGAACCCGAACCCACCTCCCACGCCGCCGCGGGCCGAGCTGCAGCAGGTGGCGGTCAGCCTGGCCGAGCCCTGCCGCAGCTGCAGCCATGCGCTGG ctGCTCATGTTTCTCACCTGGAGAATGTGTCTGAAGAAGAAATGAACAGGCTCTTAGGGATTGTATTGGATGTGGAATATCTGTTCACCTGTGTCCACAAAGAAGAAGATGCAGACACCAAGCAAGTTTATTTCTACCTGTTCAAA cttttgAGGAAGTGCATTTTACAGATGGGAAAACCTGTAGTAGAAGGATCTTTGGAAAGTCCCCCATTTGAGAAGCCTAGCATTGAGCAG GGTGTGAATAATTTTGTGCAGTACAAATTTAGCCACTTACCCTCGAAGGAAAGGCAAACAATAGTGGAACTGGCTAAAATGTTTCTGAACCGCATTAACTATTGGCACCTGGAGACACCTTCTCAGAGAAGATTAAGATCACCCAATGATGATATTGCAGGGTATAAAGTGAATTATACCAG GTGGCTTTGTTACTGCAATGTCCCTCAGTTTTGTGACAGTCTACCTCGGTATGAAACCACCCAGGTTTTTGGTAGGACCTTGCTTCGCTCTGTTTTTACTGTAATGAGACGACAACTGCTGGAGCAGGCCAGGCAAGAAAAAGACAAGCTTCCTCAAGAAAAACGAACACTAATCCTCACTCATTTTCCAAA GTTTCTGTCTATGCTGGAAGAAGAAGTATACAGCCAGAATTCTCCCATTTGGGATCAGGATTTCATGGTGTCCAGTTCCCGAACTGGCCAGCTGGGAATCCAGACAG TTATCAGTCCACCTCCTGTTGCAAGATCTGTTGCATACAGTGCAAGTCCTTCATCTCTGGAGCAATCCAACAGTGGGAATATGAGTCCAGCTTGTAAAGTTTCTTCTGCCCTTGACCCAAACTTAG gggaaaagagaaaaaataatgaaccATATTCTCTGGAGGATTCGAAGAGACCAAGGGTTGTAGGAGATATCCCTATTGAGTTAATCAACGAAGTAATGTCAACAATTACAGATCCTGCAGCAATGCTTGGGCCAGAG ACCAACTTCCTCTCGGCACACTCGGCCCGGGACGAGGCAGCGAGGCTGGAGGAGCGCAGAGGGGTAATTGAATTCCATGTGGTTGGCAACTCCTTGAACCAGAAGCCCAACAAGAAGATCATGATGTGGCTGGTTGGTTTGCAGAATGTGTTCTCCCATCAGCTGCCTCGAATGCCGAAAGAATACATCACCCGCTTGGTCTTTGATCC GAAACATAAAACCCTTGCATTAATAAAAGATGGTCGTGTTATTGGTGGTATCTGCTTCCGGATGTTCCCCTCCCAAGGATTTACAGAGattgttttctgtgctgtgacTTCCAATGAGCAAGTCAAG GGTTATGGGACTCACCTAATGAACCATCTGAAGGAGTACCACATCAAACACAACATTCTCAATTTTCTCACGTATGCAGATGAATATGCCATTGGCTACTTCAAAAAACAA GGTTTCTCCAAAGATATTAAAGTACCAAAAGCCAAATATGTGGGCTACATCAAGGATTATGAGGGTGCCACATTAATGGGATGTGAATTAAATCCAAGGATCCCCTACACAGAATTTTCTGTCATCatcaaaaagcaaaaagag ATCATTAAAAAGCTCATAGAAAGGAAGCAAGCTCAAATACGAAAAGTTTATCCTGGCCTTTCTTGCTTCAAAGATGGAGTCCGGCAGATTCCTATAGAAAGCATTCCTGGAATTA GAGAGACTGGCTGGAAACcaagtggaaaagaaagagg TAAGGAGCCCAAGGATCCAGATCAACTTTACAGCACATTGAAAACCATCCTGCAGCAAGTGAAG
- the LOC137472256 gene encoding LOW QUALITY PROTEIN: protein phosphatase 2C-like domain-containing protein 1 (The sequence of the model RefSeq protein was modified relative to this genomic sequence to represent the inferred CDS: inserted 6 bases in 4 codons; deleted 1 base in 1 codon; substituted 1 base at 1 genomic stop codon): MFPELVSASITVTIFYDHKGKIKALAEGQAEAGADYSQVLAVPKFHTAKFSETHRQKIHYSLEFLVDNSTPTPFCDLANTNNPGTSKKVNNSLIKALLICXDKNXHMEDRFIVLDNHESRSDTCFLEMLDGCHGVTATETIVAKLPLLFLEQLSHIDSSHKNKNDKEQILEFFARLIKADYREKEKKQAMRRSTRXQSIMKVYAKSFWRMXRFLQLGRNEVSKVPWSGCSGGKRIPGEEMDGTEEEERKHRENNXTLARTAKGVAGLMHVAIIGKYIPHQDFFSLHPIK, from the exons ATGTTTCCAGAGCTGGTTTCAGCATCAATAACAGTCACCATTTTCTATGACCACAA ggggaagATAAAAGCTCTGGCTGAAGGACAGGCAGAGGCTGGTGCTGACTACAGTCAGGTCCTTGCAGTACCTAAATTCCACACTGCTAAATTCTCTGAGACACATAGGCAGAAGATTCATTACTCACTTGAATTCCTTGTGGATAATTCCACTCCCACACCATTTTGTGATCTTGCCAATACCAACAATCCTGGTACTTCTAAGAAAGTAAATAATTCTTTAATAAAAGCATTACTGATTTGCTAAGATAAAA TTCACATGGAAGACAGGTTTATTGTGCTGGACAACCATGAAAGTAGGTCAGATACATGCTTTCTGGAGATGCTTGATGGCTGTCACGGTGTCACAGCTACAGAAACAATTGTAGCAAAGCTTCCACTTTTATTTCTTGAACAGCTTTCTCACATAGATTCctcccacaaaaataaaaatgacaaaGAGCAAATTCTAGAA TTTTTTGCCAGACTAATCAAGGCAGAttacagggaaaaagagaagaaacaggCAATGAGGAGATCAACAAG CCAGTCTATTATGAAAGTGTATGCTAAGTCCTTTTGGAGAAT CAGATTTTTACAGCTGGGAAGGAATGAGGTTTCTAAAGTTCCCTGGAGTGGCTGTTCAGGGGGTAAAAGAATTCCTGGTGAAGAGATGGATGGCactgaggaagaagaaagaaaacatcgTGAAAACA ACACATTAGCCAGGACAGCCAAAGGTGTTGCAGGGCTAATGCACGTTGCTATTATAGGTAAGTATATTCCacaccaggattttttttcccttcatccaattaagtaa
- the KAT2B gene encoding histone acetyltransferase KAT2B isoform X1 translates to MAEPGGGGAGAAGGGGPQQGSPAAAGVAAGGPVRSAAENPGGSGSARTAGKKAQLRAAPRAKKLEKLGIYSACKAEESCKCNGWKNPNPPPTPPRAELQQVAVSLAEPCRSCSHALAAHVSHLENVSEEEMNRLLGIVLDVEYLFTCVHKEEDADTKQVYFYLFKLLRKCILQMGKPVVEGSLESPPFEKPSIEQGVNNFVQYKFSHLPSKERQTIVELAKMFLNRINYWHLETPSQRRLRSPNDDIAGYKVNYTRWLCYCNVPQFCDSLPRYETTQVFGRTLLRSVFTVMRRQLLEQARQEKDKLPQEKRTLILTHFPKFLSMLEEEVYSQNSPIWDQDFMVSSSRTGQLGIQTVISPPPVARSVAYSASPSSLEQSNSGNMSPACKVSSALDPNLGEKRKNNEPYSLEDSKRPRVVGDIPIELINEVMSTITDPAAMLGPETNFLSAHSARDEAARLEERRGVIEFHVVGNSLNQKPNKKIMMWLVGLQNVFSHQLPRMPKEYITRLVFDPKHKTLALIKDGRVIGGICFRMFPSQGFTEIVFCAVTSNEQVKGYGTHLMNHLKEYHIKHNILNFLTYADEYAIGYFKKQGFSKDIKVPKAKYVGYIKDYEGATLMGCELNPRIPYTEFSVIIKKQKEIIKKLIERKQAQIRKVYPGLSCFKDGVRQIPIESIPGIRETGWKPSGKERGKEPKDPDQLYSTLKTILQQVKSHQSAWPFMEPVKRTEAPGYYEVIRFPMDLKTMSERLKNRYYVSKKLFMADLQRVFTNCREYNPPESEYYKCANILEKFFYTKIKEAGLIDK, encoded by the exons aTGGCGGAGcctggcggcggcggggccggggcggcgggcggcggcgggccgCAGCAGGGCTCCCCGGCCGCCGCGGGGGTGGCCGCCGGGGGGCCGGTCCGCAGCGCCGCTGAGAATCCCGGGGGGTCCGGCTCGGCGCGCACCGCCGGGAAGAAGGCGCAGCTgcgcgccgcgccgcgggccaagaagctggagaagctgggCATCTACTCCGCCTGCAAG GCCGAGGAATCCTGTAAATGCAATGGCTGGAAGAACCCGAACCCACCTCCCACGCCGCCGCGGGCCGAGCTGCAGCAGGTGGCGGTCAGCCTGGCCGAGCCCTGCCGCAGCTGCAGCCATGCGCTGG ctGCTCATGTTTCTCACCTGGAGAATGTGTCTGAAGAAGAAATGAACAGGCTCTTAGGGATTGTATTGGATGTGGAATATCTGTTCACCTGTGTCCACAAAGAAGAAGATGCAGACACCAAGCAAGTTTATTTCTACCTGTTCAAA cttttgAGGAAGTGCATTTTACAGATGGGAAAACCTGTAGTAGAAGGATCTTTGGAAAGTCCCCCATTTGAGAAGCCTAGCATTGAGCAG GGTGTGAATAATTTTGTGCAGTACAAATTTAGCCACTTACCCTCGAAGGAAAGGCAAACAATAGTGGAACTGGCTAAAATGTTTCTGAACCGCATTAACTATTGGCACCTGGAGACACCTTCTCAGAGAAGATTAAGATCACCCAATGATGATATTGCAGGGTATAAAGTGAATTATACCAG GTGGCTTTGTTACTGCAATGTCCCTCAGTTTTGTGACAGTCTACCTCGGTATGAAACCACCCAGGTTTTTGGTAGGACCTTGCTTCGCTCTGTTTTTACTGTAATGAGACGACAACTGCTGGAGCAGGCCAGGCAAGAAAAAGACAAGCTTCCTCAAGAAAAACGAACACTAATCCTCACTCATTTTCCAAA GTTTCTGTCTATGCTGGAAGAAGAAGTATACAGCCAGAATTCTCCCATTTGGGATCAGGATTTCATGGTGTCCAGTTCCCGAACTGGCCAGCTGGGAATCCAGACAG TTATCAGTCCACCTCCTGTTGCAAGATCTGTTGCATACAGTGCAAGTCCTTCATCTCTGGAGCAATCCAACAGTGGGAATATGAGTCCAGCTTGTAAAGTTTCTTCTGCCCTTGACCCAAACTTAG gggaaaagagaaaaaataatgaaccATATTCTCTGGAGGATTCGAAGAGACCAAGGGTTGTAGGAGATATCCCTATTGAGTTAATCAACGAAGTAATGTCAACAATTACAGATCCTGCAGCAATGCTTGGGCCAGAG ACCAACTTCCTCTCGGCACACTCGGCCCGGGACGAGGCAGCGAGGCTGGAGGAGCGCAGAGGGGTAATTGAATTCCATGTGGTTGGCAACTCCTTGAACCAGAAGCCCAACAAGAAGATCATGATGTGGCTGGTTGGTTTGCAGAATGTGTTCTCCCATCAGCTGCCTCGAATGCCGAAAGAATACATCACCCGCTTGGTCTTTGATCC GAAACATAAAACCCTTGCATTAATAAAAGATGGTCGTGTTATTGGTGGTATCTGCTTCCGGATGTTCCCCTCCCAAGGATTTACAGAGattgttttctgtgctgtgacTTCCAATGAGCAAGTCAAG GGTTATGGGACTCACCTAATGAACCATCTGAAGGAGTACCACATCAAACACAACATTCTCAATTTTCTCACGTATGCAGATGAATATGCCATTGGCTACTTCAAAAAACAA GGTTTCTCCAAAGATATTAAAGTACCAAAAGCCAAATATGTGGGCTACATCAAGGATTATGAGGGTGCCACATTAATGGGATGTGAATTAAATCCAAGGATCCCCTACACAGAATTTTCTGTCATCatcaaaaagcaaaaagag ATCATTAAAAAGCTCATAGAAAGGAAGCAAGCTCAAATACGAAAAGTTTATCCTGGCCTTTCTTGCTTCAAAGATGGAGTCCGGCAGATTCCTATAGAAAGCATTCCTGGAATTA GAGAGACTGGCTGGAAACcaagtggaaaagaaagagg TAAGGAGCCCAAGGATCCAGATCAACTTTACAGCACATTGAAAACCATCCTGCAGCAAGTGAAG AGCCATCAAAGCGCTTGGCCCTTCATGGAACCCGTGAAGAGAACAGAAGCTCCTGGATATTATGAAGTTATAAGGTTTCCCATGG
- the KAT2B gene encoding histone acetyltransferase KAT2B isoform X2, whose translation MAEPGGGGAGAAGGGGPQQGSPAAAGVAAGGPVRSAAENPGGSGSARTAGKKAQLRAAPRAKKLEKLGIYSACKAEESCKCNGWKNPNPPPTPPRAELQQVAVSLAEPCRSCSHALAAHVSHLENVSEEEMNRLLGIVLDVEYLFTCVHKEEDADTKQVYFYLFKLLRKCILQMGKPVVEGSLESPPFEKPSIEQGVNNFVQYKFSHLPSKERQTIVELAKMFLNRINYWHLETPSQRRLRSPNDDIAGYKVNYTRWLCYCNVPQFCDSLPRYETTQVFGRTLLRSVFTVMRRQLLEQARQEKDKLPQEKRTLILTHFPKFLSMLEEEVYSQNSPIWDQDFMVSSSRTGQLGIQTVISPPPVARSVAYSASPSSLEQSNSGNMSPACKVSSALDPNLGEKRKNNEPYSLEDSKRPRVVGDIPIELINEVMSTITDPAAMLGPETNFLSAHSARDEAARLEERRGVIEFHVVGNSLNQKPNKKIMMWLVGLQNVFSHQLPRMPKEYITRLVFDPKHKTLALIKDGRVIGGICFRMFPSQGFTEIVFCAVTSNEQVKGYGTHLMNHLKEYHIKHNILNFLTYADEYAIGYFKKQGFSKDIKVPKAKYVGYIKDYEGATLMGCELNPRIPYTEFSVIIKKQKEIIKKLIERKQAQIRKVYPGLSCFKDGVRQIPIESIPGIRETGWKPSGKERGKEPKDPDQLYSTLKTILQQVKSHQSAWPFMEPVKRTEAPGYYEVIRFPMAEYLAALKCQECDAVI comes from the exons aTGGCGGAGcctggcggcggcggggccggggcggcgggcggcggcgggccgCAGCAGGGCTCCCCGGCCGCCGCGGGGGTGGCCGCCGGGGGGCCGGTCCGCAGCGCCGCTGAGAATCCCGGGGGGTCCGGCTCGGCGCGCACCGCCGGGAAGAAGGCGCAGCTgcgcgccgcgccgcgggccaagaagctggagaagctgggCATCTACTCCGCCTGCAAG GCCGAGGAATCCTGTAAATGCAATGGCTGGAAGAACCCGAACCCACCTCCCACGCCGCCGCGGGCCGAGCTGCAGCAGGTGGCGGTCAGCCTGGCCGAGCCCTGCCGCAGCTGCAGCCATGCGCTGG ctGCTCATGTTTCTCACCTGGAGAATGTGTCTGAAGAAGAAATGAACAGGCTCTTAGGGATTGTATTGGATGTGGAATATCTGTTCACCTGTGTCCACAAAGAAGAAGATGCAGACACCAAGCAAGTTTATTTCTACCTGTTCAAA cttttgAGGAAGTGCATTTTACAGATGGGAAAACCTGTAGTAGAAGGATCTTTGGAAAGTCCCCCATTTGAGAAGCCTAGCATTGAGCAG GGTGTGAATAATTTTGTGCAGTACAAATTTAGCCACTTACCCTCGAAGGAAAGGCAAACAATAGTGGAACTGGCTAAAATGTTTCTGAACCGCATTAACTATTGGCACCTGGAGACACCTTCTCAGAGAAGATTAAGATCACCCAATGATGATATTGCAGGGTATAAAGTGAATTATACCAG GTGGCTTTGTTACTGCAATGTCCCTCAGTTTTGTGACAGTCTACCTCGGTATGAAACCACCCAGGTTTTTGGTAGGACCTTGCTTCGCTCTGTTTTTACTGTAATGAGACGACAACTGCTGGAGCAGGCCAGGCAAGAAAAAGACAAGCTTCCTCAAGAAAAACGAACACTAATCCTCACTCATTTTCCAAA GTTTCTGTCTATGCTGGAAGAAGAAGTATACAGCCAGAATTCTCCCATTTGGGATCAGGATTTCATGGTGTCCAGTTCCCGAACTGGCCAGCTGGGAATCCAGACAG TTATCAGTCCACCTCCTGTTGCAAGATCTGTTGCATACAGTGCAAGTCCTTCATCTCTGGAGCAATCCAACAGTGGGAATATGAGTCCAGCTTGTAAAGTTTCTTCTGCCCTTGACCCAAACTTAG gggaaaagagaaaaaataatgaaccATATTCTCTGGAGGATTCGAAGAGACCAAGGGTTGTAGGAGATATCCCTATTGAGTTAATCAACGAAGTAATGTCAACAATTACAGATCCTGCAGCAATGCTTGGGCCAGAG ACCAACTTCCTCTCGGCACACTCGGCCCGGGACGAGGCAGCGAGGCTGGAGGAGCGCAGAGGGGTAATTGAATTCCATGTGGTTGGCAACTCCTTGAACCAGAAGCCCAACAAGAAGATCATGATGTGGCTGGTTGGTTTGCAGAATGTGTTCTCCCATCAGCTGCCTCGAATGCCGAAAGAATACATCACCCGCTTGGTCTTTGATCC GAAACATAAAACCCTTGCATTAATAAAAGATGGTCGTGTTATTGGTGGTATCTGCTTCCGGATGTTCCCCTCCCAAGGATTTACAGAGattgttttctgtgctgtgacTTCCAATGAGCAAGTCAAG GGTTATGGGACTCACCTAATGAACCATCTGAAGGAGTACCACATCAAACACAACATTCTCAATTTTCTCACGTATGCAGATGAATATGCCATTGGCTACTTCAAAAAACAA GGTTTCTCCAAAGATATTAAAGTACCAAAAGCCAAATATGTGGGCTACATCAAGGATTATGAGGGTGCCACATTAATGGGATGTGAATTAAATCCAAGGATCCCCTACACAGAATTTTCTGTCATCatcaaaaagcaaaaagag ATCATTAAAAAGCTCATAGAAAGGAAGCAAGCTCAAATACGAAAAGTTTATCCTGGCCTTTCTTGCTTCAAAGATGGAGTCCGGCAGATTCCTATAGAAAGCATTCCTGGAATTA GAGAGACTGGCTGGAAACcaagtggaaaagaaagagg TAAGGAGCCCAAGGATCCAGATCAACTTTACAGCACATTGAAAACCATCCTGCAGCAAGTGAAG AGCCATCAAAGCGCTTGGCCCTTCATGGAACCCGTGAAGAGAACAGAAGCTCCTGGATATTATGAAGTTATAAGGTTTCCCATGG CTGAATACCTTGCAGCTCTGAAGTGTCAAGAGTGTGATGCTGTCATTTGA